Within the Osmerus eperlanus chromosome 10, fOsmEpe2.1, whole genome shotgun sequence genome, the region TGGCTGCCTGTGCCACACTCTGCTGAACACTAGGGAGACaacaacacacatatacagttaggtccataaatatttggacattgacacaattttcatcattttggctctgtataccaccacaatggatttgaaatgaaacaatcaagatgtgctttaagtgcagactttcagctttaatttcagggtatttacatccaaatcaggtgaacggtgtaggaattacaatacattttatatgtgccccccccccctttttaagggaccaaaaattattggacaaactaacataatcataaatctaattgtcacttttaatacttggttgcaaatcctttgcagtcaatgacagcctgaagtctggaacccatagacatcaccagatgctgggtttcgtccctggtgatgctctgccaggcctctactgcaactgtcttcagtttctgcttgttcttggggcattttcccttcagttttgtctttagcaagtgaaatgcatgctcaattggatttaggtcaggtgattgatttggccattgcagaacattccacttctttgccttaaaaaactctttggttgctttcgcagtatgcttcgggtcattgtccatctgcactgtgaagcgccgtcctatgagttctgaagaatttggctgaatctgagcagataatattgccagaaacactacagaattcatcctactgcttttgtcagcagtcacatcatcgataaatacaagggaaccagttccattggcagccatacatgcccacgccataacactacctccaccatgcttcactgatgaggtggtatgctttggatcatgagcagttccttcccttctccatactcttctcttcccatcattctggtacaagttgatcttcgtctcatctgtccataggatgttgttccggaactgtacagggtcttttagatgttttttggcaaactctaatctggtcttcctgtttttgagactcaccaatggtttacatcttgtggtgaaccctctgtatttactctggtgaagtcttctcttaatttttgactttgacacagatacgcctacctcctggagagtgttcttgatctggccaactgttgtgaaggggtttttcttcaccagggaaataattcttctgtcatccaccacagttgttttccgtggtcttccgggtcttttggtgttgctgagctcaccagtgcgttctttctttttaagaatgtaccaaacagttgattgagccacacctaatgtttttgctatctctctgataggtttgttttgatttttcagcctaacgatggcttgcttcactgatggtgacagctctttggacttcatattgagagttgacagcaacagattccaaacacaaataccatacttgaaatgaactctagaccttttatctgctccttgtcaatgaaataacgaactcccatgagggaataacatacacctggccatggaacagctgagcagccaattgtccaattacttttggtcccttaaaaaggggggggctacatataaaatgtattgtaattcctacaccgttcacctgatttggatgtaaataccctgaaattaaagctgaaagtcagcacttaaagcacatcttgattgtttcatttcaaatccattgtggtggtatacagagccaaaatgatgaaaattgtgtcaatgtccaaatatttatggacctaactgtacacatCGTTCGGGCTTGTGATATCATGGACGTAGTGAGGCACCCTCTGTAACAAATTACTGTGAAATCAAATAAGCCCAACCCATAGCTATCCCAGGCCGAAACACATACAtcctgtatgtactgtacacacacatgcacacacacacaccctctcctcttACCTGGCTCCAGGGGCCTGTGAACCAGTCAATGCGACTCTCACATGGACCCTGGTTGCACACCTGTGAGTCGGGCGGACGCTCGTGACCACACCCCTCCAGGGGCAGGCTGCTGATGTGATTGGTCAGGCACAGCACACCTCGCGTCCGGACACCCATCCCACACTCGGCAGAACACTACAAGGATCACAGACACGTTATGATGAGGATGAAACTACAGTATCTACAGGTACAAAAGTATCAGTACCCCACTAGTACACTAGTACACTACCAATGGAAATGACacagtatgtacagtacacatggGCATATTTAGATGCAGACCAAACAAAACTAAGGAATGAAGAGGAAGTCTAGTGTGTTCTCGGTCCAGTGGCACGCCTACCCTGTTCCCCCACTCGGTGAGGAACCAGCTCTTGGCGCAGGGCCCCATGTCACAGTTCTCCGCGTCACTGGGCCTCAGCTTCATGTTGCACTCTTCGTCTTCCACAAAGTCCCCCACGTTGCTGACGCAGCGCACCTCCCTGGCCCTCTGACCGACGCCACATGGCACAGAGcactggagagggagacagcacACAGCTTCAGGACCATACCGGACTTCTCACCGCACATGAACTCCACACGGGCCCATTTTTGGACGCCTGTCCGATGGGCCGAGGGCGATCACTTACGGTGCTCCACTCGCTGCGTATCTGCCACTCACTGCAGATTTTCAGCTGGCAGGTGCTGGCCGTCTCAGGCCTCTCCAGGTGGCGGCAGAGGGTGGTGTGGACGTTGAGGGTGCGGTTGGCGTACACCTGGCGGCACAGCACCTGTCTGTGCTGCATGCCCAGACCACAGGTTTTACTGCACTCGGACCACTCCCCTATGTCCCAGCTGGAAGGAAAACCCCGTTTCACAATGAGAAGCGGCCACGCGATCTACATCTCTATCAAGAAATACTTTAGTGCTTGTTAGGTCTGAACGTGCGATGTGCGCGGCAGGGCACGCGGGAGAGGGCGTGCCTGTGAGCGTGTATGTGCTCACACatctgcttctgtgtgtgtctgcaacacTGCCTGTAACGTGTATGGGTGTCGGAGGGAGGGCGCTCACAAGGCCGGGCAGGGCTGCAGGCTGCAGGGTTCCTCCTGCGAGCTGGGCCTGGTGCTGCTGTCACACAGGCTCTCTGACACCTGCTCATGACTCAGCCTGTGGACGCAGCGGAAGATGGTGTGCCTGCTACCTGCAGAGCACGATTCACACAGGGGATGGTCAGCTAGCAGTAGTTGACATCAGCACTACCGACCACGGCAATGGCTTGCCTTGGTGTATGCGATCTATTGAGGATCAATTTTGGCAAATGGTGCAAGGCTGTTTTCACCTCGGCCACAGGAGGCGCTACACTCTGTTGTCCCAGACAGTTTCCAGTTGTAGTCTCTTTGGCGTCGTGGCGGCGGGGCCAGGGGCACCTGGTTGTCAGGGATTTGAGACGGGTACCTGCTGCCCCCACCCGTGGGTTCATAGCCCTCAGGGTGGGGGTTACGATGGTTGTACCCACCCTGCCCATCCAGAGTGTTGCCTAAGGGATCCAACACAGTGGTTCAGCCGtgaaaataatattttaaaACCATACACATTGAAATGCAGTACATTTGTTTCCAGCTGGGTATGTTTTAATGGACTGTTTCAACCCCGAATCTCcctgtgacaggtgtgtgtgtttgtcatctaTTTGGTTCTGGCTCGGCTCTGGTTCATATTGTGGTTCTGATCTGGTCTGGTTATTTGTTATGGTTCAGTGTTGCTCTGCCTCACCTCCAGGCCTGTGGTCAGGGTActgtggactgacagggttGTCAGAGGGCAGGATGTACTCATAATGAACTCCTGGGTTAGGCTGCTGGAAGATGACCTGGGAACAGAGACATagttattatatatttataatatatctATCCAAAAGATCTCAAAAAAATTATCTGATGAGGTTTATAATAAGGTATAGGGATTCACAGtttttcaaacacacaaacaactttGCTTTTGAATGATGATCCTGGGCAAAATGTCTGATCACTGTGTAaacgtgtacttgtgtgtgaggCACCCCACTCCATTCAGATTGGTTACGCACATAGACATCCAGGATCTCATTGGTGGGCCCCTCAGCCAGGAAGGACTCTCCGGCAGTGCTGGAGATCTCATTGGGTCGTCGGTAAGTAAACATAGTGCCCACGCCCTCGTACTTCCCCGGACGGTCGATGGCCCAGTTCCCATTGATGATGGAACGACCGGAACGACTACGCAaagctgcagtacacacacacacacgcacacacacacgcacacacgcacacacacacacgcacacacgcacacacgcacgcacgcacgcacacacgcacacacgcacacacacacacacacacacacacacacgcacacacacacacatagttttTGTCACCATAAGCTCCACTGCTCCTGCTCCTGAGATAGCTACTATGGCAGCCACATCCACAAAATTGTTCTTCAATGTGAAACAGTTTATCGTAACACGCAATGCCATAAAATGTGCATTTCCATCTTTCTGAAAGTAATTACCGTTAACTGAATAAATGCTGTCATATGGATCTTCAAAGTTGTGTCAGTTATACAAGACAACCTGTTTGTTTAGTACTGGCAGACCTGAATTTAAAACGGATGGCGAAAAAACAGATTTTCCATAGCTGGCTTCCATGAATAGACAGCCACTAAGAGCATAAAATTACTTAGGACAGAAGTGTTTGGATAAGTAATAGAACATTAGAaatgcacacactacacaaacacagaactaTTCAGGAGTCAAAGGTGGACaataagaggtttatggaagaATCATTTTAGTGTCCAGTTTTCCTAACCCCCTCCGAATATTTGCATCTATGCCGAGGATGTTGCCTTCTCTGTGAGCTTCTACTCACTGATATACAGTAAGAACTCTTCCAACAATAACGCcgacacacagagcagcacagtCCTTGAAAGGAGCCATTGTCTGCATATGTATTTCCTCGTTTAACTttatgtgtatgcgtgtatgcgtgtgtgtgtgtgttgctgagctcCAAAAACAAGGTAAGCATGTTTTGGAACCCTGGCAGCTGTGTCTTGAAAGTTAGcctcagagagatagagagagagaaagagagagagagatagtgagagagaaagagatagggagagggagagagagagtgtgtaagagaaagaaagagtgagggagggggttccATCAGCGGTGTTGGTTTTCTCGGAAGGAATGAAATTCCTCACCTTAATTAAAAAGGATGGGAAGGCTTCTGGAAGAGGTCTTCTAATGAAAGCTTGTTTATACACTTTCCCTCAGGGGTGCAGCTaaggagggaggaaagtgggggggagacggagggggaggagggggcaagaCGGAGGCACTCCCTCGGTCAGACCCACTGCTGTGCTATGGCACAACCCCTCTCATTAAACTATGTCTCCAACAATAAAACACTGACATTCCAGTAGTAACTCCTAAAATAGCAGTATCCCACTTCTGAGCACACTGGTGAGCTACGTAGACGACAACAATTACTTATCCAGCCCATTTCAGTGATGGGGTTCTATAAATGAGAGGCGTGCGCCCTCATCCAGATCTCACTTCCTCTCGACTTCCTCCACCTTTTAATTAAACAAATGCAATCACGTTTACAAGCAGATGTTCCCATCCTACTGCCTCAAAGCTGCCACTCAGAACAGAAATCCacagtaaaagaaaaaaaaagtcagaTGTTTCATATTAATTAGTATGTATTACTTGATGCTGATCTTAAAATGAAACTTTCTTATTGAGGGTGTAAATGTAACATAACATAATACAACATATGACTACAGGAAATCCCTGAAATTGTTGTTGCATGTGTTTTGGGCTCTGCCATGAGGATAAATCCTGTATATCGGTTACCTTGGAGACAGTGGAGTAAAGAGAGCATGAGAGGCAGCTTCTCTCAGCTCCCACACCACCATCGTGTTTCTGATGAAGACGTGACACTTACCCAGGTAGTTCCTGCTCTTCATCATCTCCGTTACGTTGATCTTGGTGGCCCCCTCGGGTATCTCCACCACCTTGTGGTAGCCCACCTTGGACAGACTGTGCTGGAAGAGACCTGTCACCACCTTGCAGGCTGTGTTGTCCCCTCCGCACACCCCACACTTGTCCATCACCTTCCCAGGGCCCAGGTACTCATCACAGCCCAGGCTCTGGAGAGGagcagcgagaaagagagaaagacacatagCGAAAGAGACATATTTTGAAAGGGATCTTGAACAAGTCAATGCATGCCATACCATACAGTACTTATTGGTAGAGGAATAAGGGCCCACTGTCAAAAATTTCCAAAATCatgaaaagaaaaatacatCGGAATATCACCATATTCACCTACAAAGTTTAACTGCGTTTCCCATTTTCAGTTAACTTTTCCACAAAGGAGCTGCCTTTAACAGCAAACCATAACACGACAACAAGAAAATTAGCTAAGGCCTTGTTTCATTCCTTAAGGCATATTCTTGGCAAGATGCTCAGGCAGTTTCCAGTCTAATCCCCTAGGCGCTGAGCaagctctctgtctcctatTGGCAGCCACAAATCACAGGAGGCCTGGATATGGTAAGTATACAACACTTAAATCAGCAGTCCATAAATTCTGCCAATCGAGCCGTGAAAGAAGCTGCTCGCTGTGTGAACAGGTGCTGCAGGGTTTGGGACCGATCCCACTGTAGTTCCAGATTGCTGGGGAGTGGACACAAGCAGGGCAGGACAAGCTCTCACTAGTGCCATGGACGAAAGTGGACATCCAGGGGAGGGGAGTCACCAGAGGATATGAAGTCGTTTGGAATTAATGACACAAAGCTACTCTGTGATTGGACGGCTGCCAatctctggtctctccagccCGTGTGCATATCTGGAGGGTTGGAACCACGAGTGCAGCGGCGTTCATGTGAAGCCCTCCAGATCCTAGACATTACACCGTCACAAACAATTTCCTCCTGATCCCAGTTGAGGTATTACCAAGCATCCTGCTTTGCAGTAAAAACAAATGTTCTTAGACTGAATGAATATATTGGGTCCCAACATTCATAAAAACATGTTTATGTGAATACACGGTAATGCCTTTCACAGGATATCCACTGTATGGTTACTAAACAGTAAATGTGTGGTCCTAAAGCATCAAGTATCATTCTAAAGCTGAGTGGGAAGAGAATACATAGTTATTAAACAGGGGTTTAAGCAACAGTACAGCATAGATTTTGGCTGTCTTCACTTCACTAAAGCATCCGTCAGGCTGGACTGCCAGGGCGGGGAGCCAGGTGTTCAGGGTTGGGCTGAGGAGATTGGGCTGAATTGGGATAAACTCAAGAGACTGCAGCCTGGCTCTGGCTCACCCAGAGCCCAACAGTGTGAACTGGTCTAAAGCGGTACTGTGGCCAAAGCAAACCCAGAGCACATCCTTCTTCACAGGAAATGGACGATGATAGAAGTAATAGCAAAGTAAGAAAAACGACAAAACTGGTTACCGCTGCTGAAGCTAAATGGAGAACACTGAAGATGAGGTTTTCTAGTTTAATTGAAAAAAGTTAACATGAACATTATGACAGATACAGTTCAAGGTTGTGATTATATATGACCAAACACTCATGTTGTTTCAGGACCCTacatcatacatacatacaaattaTGTCCGAAATCTCCTAATTTCACACAATAATAAACAAACCAAAATAACTTATCCTCCTTGGAAACAATATTTCTTGTCCCAGTTTGACTGAAAAATGCAGCATGAAAAGCTTATAAACTTAGACCCATACGCCTCAATCTTACTGTCTTCCCATCTCATGAATCACTCTAAAACCAACTGACCAAAAACTAAAGTATCTCTTACATCATTGTAACAGTTTTTGCctagttctagtatacagacatGGTTCTTCCCCTCACACAGCAGTGCTTAACAAACCAAGGTTATCTTTGGCATCTTTGGTTATCATGCCTGGGAAAGACTCTGAATTAAAGTATATTACCGTGTAAAGATACAAAAAAATCCCAATTTACAAATATCTAAATCTTTGGTGTATAAAACATCACAACTGATGAGTTTGTGGAAAACTTGgggtttcagagagagagagagagcgattagAGCAAGGCCCCTATAATACAGGAAGTGTAAAAGAATCTCTGATTTATTCGATATCCAGTGATTTGGGCAGATCACTGCTTGTACTGTAACAAAGTCACAGTCAAGACTTTGTTCAAGAGAGAGGCCCTTGTTTATCCCCTGACAAAAAAATCCCAAACACTCTACTGTACCTTCCGGCATGTCCTTGAAAAATGTGACCTCTTTCATGAACCAGTCAAAGTGGGGTGCCACAGTTGTCGGGACACATTAACGTACACAGAGGCTTGACTCAGAACAACTATTTTCAAAATCTCAGAGTGGAAGACAAATGAGGATCCAGATTTGGAAGAATCAACGTTTTTCCTCTAATGTGATTTGCTGTGTTCAAGGGCTCACTTATTCCAAGTCCAACCACACTGCTGCTTTTTTCACCTTCACTCCATGGGTGGTTTATGACACTTGGCACCAGATGCCATCCCGTTTTCAAGAAAACAGATCTTAAAATGTCCCTAAAATCTACCTTCATCTGGAAATGGTTAGATGTGTCACTGTGCTAGAGTCGACTGAGGGATGGGGAAAACAACATGAGTCTTCCTGTAATCCCAGAGGTATTGCTTAAGATTTGATGATTTTAGACTGGCTTGTCATCAGACAGACCATGATCATTATTCTAACATTCTAGTGAAATTGTGAAATTTTAAACAACAGCTCAACAGAGTACTCACAAAGATTTACAAAGGCATGCATTGTCCTAAAAAAAAGGTCTTAATCAATATCCAGTTAGTGTGCAGGAGTAAAAGCAAGAAtataaaaaggagagaaaatcaACATTTCTGTAATGTCATTACCCTACACTTACTGTAACATGCACACTGTCAACACACAGTTGTAAAGACAGTGTCCTTGAATGCATTTGCCAGATATTTGGCCCAAACTCCACTTGTCTTGCAATAATCAGTCTTTTAACACTGTGGGGGTTCTGGTTTGTGGTTCCCCCGGAGGAAAGCAAATATGAATAAAAATGAGCGGTCAGAGTGACTTCATGCTTAAATTAACAAGAAAGTCTCTTAACTCTCTCCCGCCGTCAACAGTAAATTCAGTCATGTGGTGGAAAGGAGCTGCTGGGTTTTCTCAAAGGCGTGGCTacatggtgagagtgtgtgtggaccgcGTTGAAGCGGAGTGTGAGCCTGAGCAGCGTGGGttggagttgtgtgtgtttgtctatgttgGTGAGATGGAGCAATTTACTGCCGACAGACAGATGAAGCAGCTAACTAAGATACGGACACTGGCAGGTGCAGACGTAAAGAACTgaaccacaccaacacactccaaatgaatgaagctgtctgaaaagcacttcTACACAAATTATCCATTATCgaccacatactgtacacattaaACTCCAGTTCTGGCTCTCAGTTCTATGTGTGGAGAGACAACTCTATCCCGGAATCTAAGTCTTCTGATCCCAGTGTCTCTCTGCCATGTTCACGGCTGGCAGTCAGGGCTCTCTCTGGGCTGGTGGGATCAGTGTTCCCACGCTACGCTATTCTGGGTGCCAGGACCCACCAGGCTGGAAAGCCCAGAGGGAGAACTCAACTTCACAGACCAAATGTAAATAAGGGAGGTCAGGTAGAGTAAGGTTGACATTTCTCTTGCACAGTGCCAAGACACCATGTTCAATTAGTCGATTAAATACTCCCATTGTTGACAATGATGGTATGCTAGGGCGCTAGGCTTTTAGTGTGTTGGCCAGCACATTGCAGTATTCAAGTCATTTTTTTATACATTTAGGACATAAACTGCACTGTATGTTGATCTTACAGACAACATAAAAATTAAGGCGTCAACTAAACGAATTGAGTGTTTGGCCTGAAATCAGAGATTCTCATAAGAAACGCAGGACAAAGATAATTCACAACTCATCTTCAGGCTTTATAAATCCACTTTAAGATGAAAGAGTCACTCTCTGTAGACCCAAAATTTATGACCAGAGACTAGCAGGGGTTGTTTTGTGAACATTATGGGAACATCTTCAATTCTTAACATACGTACAGCCAGGAAACTCTGGAGAGTTGCCACTACTGTTATCAAGTCTTGGCTCGCAATGACAGGCCAACTCATCTGGAAATGTAATATTTACATTAGTGAGCTTCCAGTGCACAGAATTCTGGGGCACTTTGTCTCAGCCAATAATTTATAGCTAAGGTGACCTTAAAACAAGATGGTCACAGACTGGAAATGATATTACTGAAATGAAAAGAAATCTCACAAATTGAACACAACACAGGGAGgttgagagaagagacagattaTTATACGTTTCCAAGGTAATGTAGACAACAGGTCAAAAATAAATTCTCAGTCGAGTGTTTACGAGTGTAACTTATTAAAGGTGTTGACAGTGAGAAATATTATGGTTAGAAACACTTTAAATCAAACACAATACGGAACGCTATGGCTTATCAGCTGGGACAAATTAAACCCTTTTCTGTTTTCATCCAACACATACAAAAATGTTCACTTGATAAAATACTACTGGTAGGTTTATTGCTACTGACAAAATTTAAAATATGGTGAAGCCATAGATATTTGCAAAAGCCAAGATGCCACACTGTCTGGAgcaaacagaaacacaacaaGGTCTTACCACTCACTGATGAACCTACTGAATTTTCTTGCTTTTAGAAAGTATAATTTACTTGTTACTTGTATCCATTGCAACTTATAACAGTGTATAGTTTTTCAGGATTTGTAAACATTGGTTCAAATGGGATTTGAACCATGCTAACAGCATCATTTAcaatgctaacatgctaacagCCTCATTTACAGTGCTAACATGCTAACAGCATCTAcaatgctaacatgctaactgCATCATTTACGGTGTGATTCATCGTTCACAGCCCAGTGTTCCAGTAACGGAGCTCAGTTACAGTAAAGGTGATGGTGACTCAAGGTGCCCTCATCTCCATCTTCTTTCCCGGCAAGGCCAGACATGTTCCAGAGGTATCACGTGGTCCCAGCCAGGGCCTGACTCGGCTctgactccctcacccccaGGACCATCTCAACGGATGTGAGGAAGCCATGCTGCCTGGAGCTGCGAAAGCCCGCAAACCTCAGTCATGCACCAGTCATTCTATTCCTTTCATTTCACCTCCGTCCTGGCTTCCTGTCTGCTGAAACACTACATCACAATAGGGTTGAGGTGCACCCATGGAAGGCTGTGAGCATGACAAGACATATTGTATAAATTCATTACTGTCAAGTAGTAGGATTAGTTACGTTAAGCTAGGCTAGGCCAGGCTACATTAGGCCAGGATAAACAGGTGGGCTAATACAATTAGGATTAATGATAATTCAATTTGATTTCTGATTTCACAATCAGAACAGACAAATCTTTGTTAATTTAATCTGGCTGCCCTCAATAACCATGACTCTCAGATCACCATGACTCTCAGATCACCTTGTCAgcgaatgtgcatgtgtgttacaACTGAATCTTGTACCAATCCTTTCCCAAAAAACAGGTCACATCATAGTTTGTGGATTGAGAAACCGCCCTCACTGGTCCGTGTGAAGTTCATGTGGGCGCCATGGCCACAAGCATCTGTGGCCCACATGGTGCAATGTTTTTTGGTCCCAACTGGGCTTGCTAACGACCTGCCTTTGTCACAGTCAGCACCAAGAACACATCTGTAGTTGTGGCAGTAATGCTGAGGACAGATGACGTTGAGGGTGACATTTATCACTTGGGAATTGTGTGGGCAGATTGAAGTATAGTACTGTATACCTTCTGGAGGTTCTAAGACCtaaccacccctctcccccatgcAGTAATGAATAAAGCAATATGAGAGATCTAACGTTTGTGTAAGACTGCAGCATCACAAAGTGATCAGAAACTGGCCAGTTTGGACTGCTATGAGAGCAATGCAATTATAGAGGGAAAATTGGCAATGACGACCAATGTGCACCAATGAAACACCGAACCACCTGATGTCCTGCTGTAACCCTCCCAACGGGTCTCAGAAACTTTTTGTTCAACTAAATTATACAGACAAATGGACCATCACAACCCGCTTGTAGATGGAAGTGTTTGAAGAATCTCACAACTTGCCAGCTTATCCTTACTTttatcccctcccccctctttgatttcagctCTGGAACTTGTATCAGGGATAAGCCATGAGGCCCACCAAGCTATGCAGCCACTAATAGAAACACAAGCTCTCACATTTACAAGACAGTGATAACTCAAGCGCTCTGTCCTTACAGCATGGCATTTCCCAAATATCAATCATAACCATATGTCAAACTGGACTACATATCCCAAAAAAAACAAGGGGGGGAGGGTACCAGTATCAGGAAAGCTGTTGCTCCTGGGAGGAGTAGGCCGATGGATGTCCTTCATCAGCTTTAAAGAGGTCAGCTATATTCAACCAGTCTTTAGTGTACTCTAGTTGAGGGATATAGCCTAGCTATGTCAGGAGGACTGTTATTCTCAAAGTCAGACCAATAACTGCTCCCTCAcacctccaaccccccagcTCTAGGCCAAGGGCAGTGAAGCACCATAAATGCCCACTGCTTGTAAAGGGCTCTGAAATAGCACACTGGGTGTTGATCCTACTGCCAATAAAATGCATAGGGTTCCTCCTGAGTTGATGATGTGTTTGTACAGGATCTGCTTCGGGGAGAGGTGCTGAATTGTAACA harbors:
- the LOC134027917 gene encoding thrombospondin type-1 domain-containing protein 4-like isoform X2, with the translated sequence MLPGLAELLLLICLHVRAQGKPWSQSLGCDEYLGPGKVMDKCGVCGGDNTACKVVTGLFQHSLSKVGYHKVVEIPEGATKINVTEMMKSRNYLALRSRSGRSIINGNWAIDRPGKYEGVGTMFTYRRPNEISSTAGESFLAEGPTNEILDVYVIFQQPNPGVHYEYILPSDNPVSPQYPDHRPGGNTLDGQGGYNHRNPHPEGYEPTGGGSRYPSQIPDNQVPLAPPPRRQRDYNWKLSGTTECSASCGRGSRHTIFRCVHRLSHEQVSESLCDSSTRPSSQEEPCSLQPCPAFWDIGEWSECSKTCGLGMQHRQVLCRQVYANRTLNVHTTLCRHLERPETASTCQLKICSEWQIRSEWSTCSVPCGVGQRAREVRCVSNVGDFVEDEECNMKLRPSDAENCDMGPCAKSWFLTEWGNRCSAECGMGVRTRGVLCLTNHISSLPLEGCGHERPPDSQVCNQGPCESRIDWFTGPWSQCSAECGTGSQQRVVVCLMKTDEGHTVMPPYECSSLDRPLGQQTCHIKACGAKWYHTDWSACSKTCEGGFRVREVRCLSDDMQPSEDCGEQQRPADREQCHPEPCVPHIDENCRDKYFNCNVVVQARLCVYDYYKTTCCASCSRVAHRQSTYRGRNS